DNA from Colletotrichum higginsianum IMI 349063 chromosome 7 map unlocalized unitig_7, whole genome shotgun sequence:
GTTTGTAGATGTGCAGGGTGCAACTTACTTCTCATGTGATCTTGAAGCTCATCCATGGGGATTTGCTGCTTGCAGTTCGGGCATAGCGCCATCTGGACACTCTGCTTGTTGGCCGCACGCTGCAGTGCTCTTGGCACGTAGTTCTCCTTAATCTTCATCGGAGCAGAACCTCCACGTGCCTCAGCCCGCGCTTGTTGCTCCCGATTGCGCGCTTCCGTTCTTTCTTGGATCCTtcgctcttcttcctcttcttctgctgaACGCTGTGGGGGCCCGTTCTGGTATGACTGGTGTCCTGCCGGAGCTTGTGCCTGATACGCCTGCTGGGGCGCATACCCCGTATGCACTGGCAGAGTTTGGGAGTGGGGGGTGTGCGGGTAAGCGTTGTAGTTCGCATCTTCGTCAGTGGGCATAGCCTCTTCGATGCGGAGATTGGTTATCGAAGCCTTGTTTCTTTCTTCCAGTGACGCGTATTGCAACTCTGAGAGGTTCGTTGGGGGCGGAAGGTTCGCATGCTCGTCTGCATCGGTGAAAACGATTGTCTCGACAACCACAAAGTCGTTCCAGTCGATCCGTGCAAATtcgagcttcttcttttcatcttcctcctccttcttcttcttctcgatTTCCTGGAATTTCGAGTATTCGGCGCGTTGCTTCGCGCGACTCAGGACGTGGTATTTGTCATCGATGTTCTGCTGAAGATAGGCAATGCGCTCTTGCTCCAACTTCCCCCCTTCACCACCCAGTCCACTGGCCCTCAATAATGCCGTGTATTGATCTACCTGGTGCTGGAAAAAGTTGTGGAATGTGTGATTGGGGATGAGGAACTGAAACTGGGGGttgccggcctcgcgctGGGCCAGCTGGGTCATAAACTGACGGCCGTTCTTGGCGACGAATAGAGCAGTCAAGCGGATGACTTCGAGGTCCTTTTGATTGATTCGGGGCATGCGAGCGGAGAATTGAAAGTCGGGAGGCTTGGGCGGGCCCTTGGGCTTCTCTTCGGCAGGGGCCGCGGCTTCGTTTGCGCGGCCCGCAGCGATGGCAGTACCACGACCGGCTTTGATCTCATCTAGTCGCCATTGATAGAATGCATGGTACGCATCGGTGTTGTTAAGGAAGCTGAATTTGGGGTTGGAACGCTCCTTCTCGCGAATCCTGTCCTCAAAAACCAGACCGTTTCGCGCAACGTAGCCCGCAGTCTTCTCAAGAACGTTTCGGATTTCACGGGGGGGAAGGACAACTCCGGCAGGAGGCTTGAGTTCGTCTAGCACGGCGGTGGCATCGCCGTTGGTTGTGGTTGAGGCCATGTTGGGTGGGAAGCGCGCGCGCTTGGGTTGATGTCGTCAGGATGCAGCGCGTGGAGCTCTTGATAGAAGTCAGACAAGAAAGACAAAGCTCTCAGGCCTTTCCCATTCACTTTTTCGGAGACACACCAGGACGATCTGAAGCGGACCTCCAGATTGGCTAGCTCAGTCCTTAGTCAGCAGAGTGGTGCTTTGAGAACATTTGAGAACACGGCGCACAGTCCAGGTTAAGTACCAACAAACACAACACGGAAGACGGGTCTGAACTTTTCCGAACAGCCTAAAGTTTTCATCGCTACTGTCGATAGGACAAGCATGCCTCAGCATTTATCCACCCCGTAAGAGCACGAACGGCTGGCATGATCAGAGGGCGATGAAAAAAAGAAGCCAGGGAAGAGCTGCAGTTGTTATCGGCTCGTTTGTCTTGGCTGAGAGCCAGGCAGACTTTGTGACTAGTCGAAGTAGGCTTGCTGCAAAACGGAACGGGAAGCAAGGGAGTAGGCCAGGCGGATGATG
Protein-coding regions in this window:
- a CDS encoding Pre-mRNA splicing translates to MASTTTNGDATAVLDELKPPAGVVLPPREIRNVLEKTAGYVARNGLVFEDRIREKERSNPKFSFLNNTDAYHAFYQWRLDEIKAGRGTAIAAGRANEAAAPAEEKPKGPPKPPDFQFSARMPRINQKDLEVIRLTALFVAKNGRQFMTQLAQREAGNPQFQFLIPNHTFHNFFQHQVDQYTALLRASGLGGEGGKLEQERIAYLQQNIDDKYHVLSRAKQRAEYSKFQEIEKKKKEEEDEKKKLEFARIDWNDFVVVETIVFTDADEHANLPPPTNLSELQYASLEERNKASITNLRIEEAMPTDEDANYNAYPHTPHSQTLPVHTGYAPQQAYQAQAPAGHQSYQNGPPQRSAEEEEEERRIQERTEARNREQQARAEARGGSAPMKIKENYVPRALQRAANKQSVQMALCPNCKQQIPMDELQDHMRIELLDPQWKDQKAKAEARYATTNLSTADVANNLKRLASQRSDVFDGVTGHPISEEEASRRKKAAIHSFDGNPEGKSQAHISHLHNLNVEEQIRAIHQRFADKK